Part of the Thermoproteales archaeon genome is shown below.
GTAGAGTATATGTTTAAAGGATATTATGGTCTAACCTAAATAAGCCAAATCTTCTTGAAGAAAGGATTGAATTGCTTTATCCAAATGACACAAGATGTATAAATTAAGGGTATTAAGAATTGGTTGCCGGAAATGCTTAGGAAGTTATACTCTTCTTCCTCTTCTTCCTCCAGGCTTACGTATAGTATCAGTAGGCAATGGAGTCACGTCTTCTATTCTGTCAACCATCAATCCTGCTCTTACGAGAGCTCTTATTGCTGGCCCTGCTCCAGGACCAGGAGTTTTTGGACCATAACCACCGGGAGCTCTTACTTTCACATGAACTACTCTAATTCCTTTCTCTAAGGCTATGCGAGCTGCTATCATTGCTGCCTGCATTGCAGCCCATGGGCTTGGTTTGTCTCGATCCGCTTTCACGACCATTCCACCGCTCACTCTCGCAATGGTTTCGGCGCCTGATAGATCTGTTATATGTATAATCGTGTTATTGTAACTAGCGTAGATATGTGCTATTCCTATTTCTCCTCTTTTTCTTTTTTGCTGGCTCACGCTTTTTCACCTTTTTGAAGTCTAATCGCGTATGGAGATAAGGGATAATATTGCACCATCT
Proteins encoded:
- a CDS encoding 30S ribosomal protein S11; amino-acid sequence: MSQQKRKRGEIGIAHIYASYNNTIIHITDLSGAETIARVSGGMVVKADRDKPSPWAAMQAAMIAARIALEKGIRVVHVKVRAPGGYGPKTPGPGAGPAIRALVRAGLMVDRIEDVTPLPTDTIRKPGGRRGRRV